A region of the Acidobacteriota bacterium genome:
GATTCCCGACTCGTGGGTCGTCTGCATGCTCCTGACCGTGGCGGCGCTCCTGCTGGCCATGTTCGGCGCCGGCGCGAGCCTGAACGAGTCGGTCCTCGCCTGGGGCGACGGCATGTGGGCGCTGCTCGAGCTGGGGATGCAGTTCTCGATCGCCATGATCGCGGCGCACGCCTGCGTCTCGTCCCGCCCGGTCTACCGCTTCCTCGACTGGCTGGCCGGCCTGCCGGATAGCAACAAGCCGGTGCAGGCCATCGCCCTCATCGGCGCCTACGCGCTGGTCACCGGCTATCTGAACTGGGCGCTCAGCGTGGTGGCCTCGGCGCTCTTCGTGCCGTTCGTCGCGCGGCGCAATCCGAAGGCCGACATCCGGGTGATCATCGCCGCCGCCTACCTCGGGATCTGCACCATCTGGCACGGCGGCCTGTCGGGGTCGGCGCCCCTCATTCTCGCCACCCCCGGCAATCCGCTGCTCGCGCCGGCGAGCGGCGAGCCGGTCATCGACCGCGTGATCCCGGTCACCGAGACGCTGTTCATTCCGTTCAATCTCGTCTTCATCGCCATTCTGGGAGCGGTCGCCCTGGCGATGGTGATGCTGCTCCACCCGCGGCAGAACGTCCAGACGCTGACGTCCGAGCAGATCGACCGGATGATGCCGACGCTCCCCGACGACCAGACGCCGGAGACGCCGGCCGCGCGCATGGAGGCGTCCCGCGGCTGGATAATCCTGGCCGCAATCCTGATCGGGTATCCCCTCGGCTACTCGATGGTCACCCGCGGCTTCGGCGCCACCTGGACCATCAACGCGTACAACGCCGTCTTCCTGGTGGCGGCACTGCTGCTCCAGGGCCGGCCCGCCAACCTCGTGCGCGCGTTCGCCAACGGCGCCCGGACCGCCTCCGGCGTCATCCTGCAGTTCCCCTTCTACGCGGGCATCTTCGGCGTCATCAACAACACCGGCCTCGGCGCCTGGCTCGGCGAGCTGTTCGTCACGTTCGCCACCACCGAGACCTACCCGCTGGTGGTCTACTTCTACTCCGGCTTCGTGAACCTCTTCGTGCCGTCCGGCGGCTCCAAGTGGCTGATCGAGGCGCCCTACCTGCTGCCGGCCGCGCGGGAGCTCGGCGTATCCGCCACCACCACCGTGCTCGCCTACGCCTACGGCGACGCGACGACCAACTTCATCCAGCCCTTCTGGGCGATACCGATCCTGACCGTCACGCGGCTGAAGTTCGGCGACGTGCTCGGCTACACCGGGATCGTGGCGGTGGTCTGCGTGCTGATCAGCGTGATCGCGATGCTGATCATCCCGACGGACCTGTGAGGATCTCAACCATCAGACGGCAACCCGGAGACCCACGGTGCAAGGGAACATGATGGATGATCCCTACGAAGTCCTGGGACTGAAGCACGGTGCAACCACTGCGCAAGTCAAGGCGCGGTACCGCCAAC
Encoded here:
- a CDS encoding short-chain fatty acid transporter — protein: MPEPSNSSTSGIVAVVGDLGDRLCRFTQRWIPDSWVVCMLLTVAALLLAMFGAGASLNESVLAWGDGMWALLELGMQFSIAMIAAHACVSSRPVYRFLDWLAGLPDSNKPVQAIALIGAYALVTGYLNWALSVVASALFVPFVARRNPKADIRVIIAAAYLGICTIWHGGLSGSAPLILATPGNPLLAPASGEPVIDRVIPVTETLFIPFNLVFIAILGAVALAMVMLLHPRQNVQTLTSEQIDRMMPTLPDDQTPETPAARMEASRGWIILAAILIGYPLGYSMVTRGFGATWTINAYNAVFLVAALLLQGRPANLVRAFANGARTASGVILQFPFYAGIFGVINNTGLGAWLGELFVTFATTETYPLVVYFYSGFVNLFVPSGGSKWLIEAPYLLPAARELGVSATTTVLAYAYGDATTNFIQPFWAIPILTVTRLKFGDVLGYTGIVAVVCVLISVIAMLIIPTDL